The following coding sequences lie in one Rutidosis leptorrhynchoides isolate AG116_Rl617_1_P2 chromosome 4, CSIRO_AGI_Rlap_v1, whole genome shotgun sequence genomic window:
- the LOC139839944 gene encoding large ribosomal subunit protein eL24: MVLKTELCRFSGQKIYPGRGIRFIRSDSQVFLFANSKCKRYFHNKLKPSKLTWTAMYRKQHKKDIAQEAVRKRRRTTKKPYSRAIVGATLEVIQKKRSEKPEVRDAAREAALREIKERIKKTKDEKKAKKAEVVSKQKSQGKGGNVPKGKGPKLGGGGGKR; this comes from the exons ATGGTTCTCAA GACTGAGTTGTGCCGATTCAGTGGCCAAAAGATTTATCCTGGTAGGGGTATTAGATTCATCAGATCTGATTCACAG GTCTTTTTGTTTGCGAATTCGAAATGTAAGAGGTACTTCCACAACAAGTTGAAGCCTTCAAAGCTTACATGGACTGCCATGTACCGAAAGCAGCACAAAAAG GACATTGCTCAAGAGGCTGTGAGGAAGAGGCGTCGTACAACCAAGAAGCCTTATTCTAGGGCTATTGTCGGAGCTACATTGGAAGTTATTCAGAAGAAACGAAGTGAGAAGCCTGAAGTTCGTGATGCTGCTAGGGAAGCTGCTCTTCG TGAGATCAAGGAAAGGATTAAAAAGACCAAGGACGAGAAGAAGGCAAAGAAAGCAGAGGTGGTATCGAAACAAAAGAGTCAAGGAAAAGGTGGAAATGTGCCTAAAGGTAAGGGACCCAagcttggtggtggtggtggaaagcGTTGA
- the LOC139843773 gene encoding uncharacterized protein: MGFLSWYLRMLDIRPITTKSISAGLIYAAADLTNQSMTMGASSALNLIRTLRMAIFGLLLLGPAQHAWFNFLGRILPKRDMTTTLKKLIVGQIIYGPSCTAVFFTYNAFLQGESGSEIALRLKRDLLPTLTGGLMYWPVCDFFTYKVVPIHLQPLINSSFSFMWTIYLTYMASLEKATGI; encoded by the exons ATGGGGTTTCTTTCATGGTATTTAAGAATGCTTGATATCCGTCCGATCACTACCAAGAGTATCTCTGCTGGATTGATCTATGCAGCTGCTGATTTGACTAATCAG AGTATGACCATGGGAGCTTCTTCTGCTTTAAACTTGATAAGAACATTGCGCATGGCTATCTTTGGGCTGCTTCTTTTAGGGCCCGCACAACACGCATGGTTTAATTTCTTGGGCCGGATACTACCTAAACGGGACATGACTACCACCTTGAAGAAGCTAATAGTAGGCCAGATAATTTACGGCCCCTCCTGCACTGCTGTGTTTTTTACTTACAATGCATTTCTACAAG GTGAAAGTGGCAGTGAGATTGCGTTGCGATTAAAGAGAGATCTTTTGCCAACTTTAACTGGTGGTCTTATGTATTGGCCAGTGTGCGATTTCTTCACTTATAAGGTCGTCCCAATTCATTTGCAG CCATTAATAAATAGTTCGTTTTCGTTTATGTGGACTATATACTTGACGTACATGGCGAGTTTGGAAAAAGCAACTGGAATTTAG